The sequence below is a genomic window from Zhongshania aliphaticivorans.
GCCGCTCTGCCGAGCTTTGCGCAAACAGGTAAAACGCCAACCTTGCCAGGCCTCGACGACGACGTACTAGAACAATGGGGCGGAGAAGAAGGCGTACGCAACTGGGTAGAAAGCTTGTTTTACTACATTATGCTAGACAACCGGATTAATCATGTTTTCCGCGAGTTTGGCAACATCGAGCGCCAGATCTTCTTAAACACACAGCTAGAACAACTTGTATTAGGTGGCAATGTTAATTACCAGGGCGCCAGTATGGCAGCGGCCCACGCTGACCTTGGTATTACCGTGACGCAATTTAATGCAGTTGTTGAAGCAGCATACAACGCCTGC
It includes:
- a CDS encoding group I truncated hemoglobin, whose product is MKPIFRTIAIAILAGTAALPSFAQTGKTPTLPGLDDDVLEQWGGEEGVRNWVESLFYYIMLDNRINHVFREFGNIERQIFLNTQLEQLVLGGNVNYQGASMAAAHADLGITVTQFNAVVEAAYNACERINVTYEACNQLIAALAPYERVIVTR